Proteins co-encoded in one Sulfuricaulis limicola genomic window:
- a CDS encoding TolC family outer membrane protein, whose protein sequence is MKRLLSLLILLSIGAPAAAADLLDIYHQARMNDPAWRAAQAGRLAGIEKAPQGRALLLPTLGLSAASSESDQQVTTPSAQNNYRYSTDSYNLQLTQPLYRKQNAAAYAQGIAGANIAEHEFELARQDLILRSTLAYFDVLAAQDVLDFSVTEKEAVGRQLALARRNFAVGSATLVDVHEAQARYDLVAAQQITAANDLETRKEALRALIGSAPAALARLESRLELQPPDPADMEQWVQTATAHSPRIKAQQETLEIARQEVERNSGGHYPTLDLTASRNWSDAGGSIQGFAIESTTNQIGLQFQMPLYQGGGISSRVREAAARLEETSQRLDQISREVARRVREAYLAVINGMARVQALEQARLSNERALESTVIGYERGVRNGVDVLNAQRELFRTRRDLSQARYDYLISRLRLKDVAGVLQEPDLEDINRLLAHKQ, encoded by the coding sequence ATGAAACGACTCCTGTCCCTGCTGATTCTGCTCTCGATCGGCGCGCCGGCCGCGGCCGCGGATCTGCTCGACATCTACCACCAGGCCAGGATGAACGATCCCGCGTGGCGCGCGGCCCAAGCCGGACGTCTGGCGGGCATCGAAAAGGCCCCGCAGGGCCGCGCCCTGCTGTTGCCCACACTGGGGCTTTCCGCCGCCAGCTCCGAATCCGATCAGCAGGTGACCACGCCATCCGCGCAAAACAACTACCGTTACAGCACCGACAGCTACAACCTGCAGCTGACCCAGCCGCTGTACCGCAAACAAAACGCCGCCGCCTACGCACAGGGAATCGCGGGCGCCAATATCGCGGAACATGAATTCGAGCTCGCGCGCCAGGATCTGATCCTGCGCAGCACCCTTGCCTATTTCGACGTGCTGGCGGCGCAGGATGTGCTCGATTTCTCCGTGACCGAGAAGGAAGCCGTCGGTCGGCAATTGGCACTGGCCCGACGCAACTTCGCCGTCGGCAGCGCCACGCTGGTGGACGTGCACGAAGCGCAGGCCCGTTACGATCTCGTTGCAGCGCAACAGATTACCGCCGCCAACGACCTGGAAACGAGGAAAGAGGCGCTGCGGGCATTGATCGGATCGGCGCCCGCTGCGCTCGCGCGCCTCGAGTCCCGGCTCGAATTGCAGCCGCCCGACCCCGCCGACATGGAGCAGTGGGTACAGACGGCAACGGCGCACAGCCCGCGCATCAAGGCGCAACAGGAAACGCTCGAAATTGCGCGCCAGGAAGTGGAAAGAAACAGCGGCGGGCATTATCCCACGCTCGATCTCACCGCTTCGCGCAACTGGTCGGATGCCGGTGGCAGCATCCAGGGTTTTGCCATCGAATCCACGACGAACCAGATCGGCCTGCAGTTCCAGATGCCGCTGTACCAGGGTGGCGGCATTTCCTCGCGCGTGCGCGAAGCCGCGGCGCGGCTCGAGGAAACCAGCCAGCGCCTGGACCAGATCAGCCGTGAGGTCGCCCGGCGCGTACGCGAGGCCTATCTCGCCGTCATCAACGGCATGGCGCGCGTGCAGGCGCTTGAGCAGGCGCGCCTTTCCAACGAGCGCGCGCTGGAATCCACCGTGATCGGTTACGAGCGCGGCGTGCGCAACGGCGTGGACGTGCTCAACGCCCAGCGCGAGCTGTTCCGCACCCGGCGCGATCTGTCACAGGCACGTTACGACTATCTCATCAGCCGCCTGCGACTCAAGGATGTCGCCGGCGTATTGCAGGAACCGGACCTCGAGGACATCAACCGGCTGTTGGCACACAAACAGTAG
- a CDS encoding efflux RND transporter permease subunit: MTLPEFSIKRHVFTLMVSLVLILFGIIGFTRLGLDRFPKIDFPAVTVTTTMQGADPDIVDKNITDVIEEACNQVPGVKSIISNSSLGASVVGIEFELEKNLDVAYQEVKAKVDAIVKRLPDDADPPVVRKVEIGATAVVWVALQGDRTLQQLNTYADEVIKPRLETINGVGEVLIGGQIKRTIRIWLDNERLHAFSLSPLDVRNAFTREHISIPGGFLQGQNRELLIKFDAEFETVRAMDRLVVAYRQGAPVYLRDVARVEDGMEDARKLARYNGKPAVGLGIVKNSGANTVAVVDAVKNRVEKEIRPSLPPGLTISYSSDDSISIRQSIDALLEHLLLGALFAALMVFLFLKSGRSTIIIATAIPVSLFATFAVMYFADYTLNKITLLGLLLLIGVVVDDAIVVLENIFRHREEDHEAVEKAAIQGSNQVIFAVLASTLTLVSIFLPVAFISGILGRFLSSFALVVTIGVLASLWVSLTLTPMLCARFLTLPDYNSRLHRALEGAYGHLENAYRGLLRLTIANRWKVIGIASLVVASSAFFFAHVGKTFVPEEDESRFMISAKTPLGSNLDYTSAKVAEIEKILSQRPEVYSYFTAIGLGDTGQVNSGLLFVRLQERDQRRLSQSEVMRGLRRDLNAIPGVQVFIAPISFISGQRSEPLQFVIQGPDLLKIDQLSDEMVARLGRIEGMAKLDKDLKLDLPEVRLIIDRERAAQLGISAQDVALTLNTMSGGVDIAEFKDRSERYDIRLQTEPSKRATLEDLKRLYVKNRMGDLVRLDSLTRVEEGLGPAVITRRNRQYAGFIYGSLETLPLGAATEAVKKIGAEILPAGYSIAFTGQAEEFARTGGYVMFAFGLALVMIYMVLASQFNSLLQPLMVMVAQPLAIIGGVAALWLASFWTEATLNIFSMIGMILLMGLVAKNSILLVDLTNQYREQGRSVNDALSEACPHRMRPVLITSLTVIAAMTPAVIGLGPGVESNRPLALVVVGGMISSTLLTLVVVPAVYSLVENWRARRATTRGAAK; the protein is encoded by the coding sequence GTGACGCTGCCTGAATTTTCCATCAAGCGCCATGTGTTCACCCTGATGGTGAGCCTGGTGCTGATCCTGTTCGGCATCATCGGATTCACGCGACTCGGGCTCGACCGTTTCCCCAAGATCGATTTCCCGGCGGTTACCGTCACCACGACAATGCAGGGCGCCGATCCCGATATTGTCGACAAGAACATCACCGACGTCATCGAAGAGGCCTGCAACCAGGTGCCGGGGGTGAAATCCATCATCTCGAACTCCTCGCTCGGCGCCTCGGTGGTCGGCATCGAATTCGAACTCGAGAAAAACCTCGATGTCGCCTATCAGGAGGTCAAGGCCAAAGTGGATGCCATCGTCAAGCGTCTGCCGGACGACGCCGACCCGCCGGTGGTGCGCAAGGTCGAAATCGGCGCCACCGCCGTGGTCTGGGTCGCGTTGCAGGGCGACCGCACGCTGCAACAGCTCAACACCTATGCCGACGAGGTCATCAAACCGAGGCTCGAGACCATCAACGGCGTGGGCGAAGTTCTGATCGGCGGCCAGATCAAGCGCACCATCCGTATCTGGCTCGACAACGAGCGCTTGCACGCCTTCAGCCTGTCGCCGCTCGACGTGCGCAACGCCTTTACCCGCGAACACATTTCGATTCCCGGCGGCTTCCTGCAGGGGCAGAACCGCGAGTTGCTGATCAAGTTCGACGCCGAATTCGAAACCGTCCGGGCCATGGACCGGCTGGTGGTGGCCTACCGCCAGGGGGCGCCGGTGTACCTGCGCGACGTGGCCAGGGTCGAAGACGGCATGGAAGACGCGCGCAAACTGGCACGCTACAACGGCAAACCCGCCGTCGGCCTCGGCATCGTCAAGAACAGCGGGGCGAACACCGTGGCGGTGGTCGATGCGGTCAAAAACCGCGTTGAGAAGGAAATCCGCCCATCGCTGCCTCCCGGACTTACGATCAGCTATTCCTCCGACGATTCGATCAGCATCCGTCAGTCCATCGATGCCCTGCTGGAGCATCTGTTGCTGGGTGCGCTGTTCGCCGCACTCATGGTGTTCCTGTTCCTCAAGAGCGGCCGCTCGACCATTATCATCGCCACCGCCATTCCGGTGTCGCTGTTCGCCACCTTCGCGGTCATGTACTTCGCGGACTACACCCTCAACAAGATCACCCTGCTCGGCCTGCTGCTGTTGATCGGCGTGGTGGTGGACGACGCCATCGTGGTGCTGGAAAACATCTTCCGCCATCGCGAAGAGGATCACGAGGCGGTCGAGAAGGCGGCCATCCAGGGTTCCAACCAGGTTATTTTTGCGGTGCTGGCTTCAACGCTGACGCTGGTGTCGATATTCCTGCCGGTGGCGTTCATCAGCGGCATCCTCGGACGCTTTCTCAGCTCGTTCGCGCTGGTGGTCACCATCGGCGTGCTGGCCTCGCTGTGGGTGTCGCTGACGCTCACACCCATGCTGTGCGCACGCTTCCTCACCCTGCCCGACTACAACAGCCGGCTCCACAGGGCGCTCGAAGGCGCCTACGGGCATCTGGAAAACGCCTATCGCGGCCTGCTGCGCCTGACCATCGCCAATCGCTGGAAGGTGATCGGCATCGCTTCGCTGGTGGTCGCCTCCAGCGCTTTTTTCTTCGCCCATGTGGGCAAGACCTTCGTGCCGGAAGAGGACGAGTCGCGCTTCATGATCAGCGCGAAGACTCCGCTTGGCTCCAACCTCGACTACACCTCCGCCAAGGTCGCCGAAATCGAGAAAATCCTGTCGCAGCGTCCCGAAGTGTACAGCTACTTTACCGCCATTGGCCTGGGTGACACCGGTCAGGTCAACTCCGGGCTGCTGTTCGTGCGGCTGCAGGAACGAGATCAGCGCAGGCTTTCGCAGTCGGAAGTGATGCGCGGACTGCGTCGCGACCTCAACGCCATCCCCGGTGTGCAGGTCTTTATCGCGCCCATCAGCTTCATTTCCGGACAACGCAGCGAGCCACTGCAGTTCGTCATTCAGGGCCCGGACCTCCTGAAGATCGATCAATTGTCGGATGAAATGGTGGCTCGCCTTGGCCGCATCGAAGGCATGGCCAAGCTCGACAAGGATCTCAAGCTCGATCTTCCGGAGGTGCGGCTCATCATCGACCGCGAACGCGCGGCACAGCTGGGCATCAGCGCCCAGGACGTGGCGCTCACGCTCAACACCATGTCCGGCGGCGTCGACATCGCCGAATTCAAGGACCGGAGCGAACGCTACGACATCCGCCTGCAGACCGAGCCGTCCAAGCGCGCCACGCTGGAAGATCTCAAGCGACTCTACGTGAAAAACAGGATGGGCGACCTGGTTCGCCTCGACTCGCTCACCAGGGTCGAGGAGGGCCTCGGCCCGGCCGTGATCACGCGGCGCAACCGCCAGTACGCCGGCTTCATCTACGGCAGCCTGGAAACCCTGCCGCTCGGCGCCGCCACCGAGGCGGTGAAAAAAATCGGCGCCGAGATCCTGCCGGCCGGATATTCCATCGCCTTCACCGGCCAGGCCGAGGAATTCGCCCGCACCGGCGGTTACGTGATGTTTGCCTTCGGCCTGGCGCTGGTCATGATCTACATGGTGCTGGCGAGCCAGTTCAATTCACTGCTGCAACCGCTCATGGTCATGGTGGCCCAGCCACTCGCCATCATCGGCGGCGTGGCGGCGCTGTGGCTGGCTTCGTTCTGGACTGAAGCCACGCTCAATATCTTCTCCATGATCGGCATGATCCTGTTGATGGGTCTGGTCGCCAAGAACTCCATATTGCTGGTGGATCTCACCAACCAGTATCGCGAGCAGGGCCGGAGCGTGAACGATGCCTTGAGCGAGGCCTGCCCGCACCGCATGCGACCGGTGCTGATCACTTCGCTCACGGTCATCGCCGCCATGACACCAGCGGTGATCGGACTCGGGCCGGGCGTGGAGAGCAACCGCCCGCTGGCGCTGGTCGTGGTCGGTGGCATGATCTCTTCCACCCTGTTGACGCTGGTGGTGGTGCCCGCGGTCTATTCGCTGGTGGAAAACTGGCGCGCGCGCCGCGCCACCACCCGAGGAGCGGCAAAATGA
- a CDS encoding efflux RND transporter periplasmic adaptor subunit: MSRSLFRTLLLALLVATAGCGKKAEQKPPENITNITTAQVVARDLPVTESAVGSETWVSQAETYDPTRDLARRFYIRLPFPLDIVRRLRIGEPVTLTNFEDGKKTTGVIREIRPALSTMTQTVEVIAEVSNPAGWRPAGSVRGEVTLEIHRNKPVVPEQSIVLRPAGAVVYSISDNVAHAHPVKTGIQRDGLVEILEGVEAGWTVAVDGASLLSDDAKVNVRNAVPATTGQKGDVP, encoded by the coding sequence CCGATCCCTGTTCCGGACCCTGCTGCTGGCGCTGCTCGTCGCCACGGCCGGGTGCGGGAAAAAAGCAGAACAGAAGCCGCCGGAGAATATCACCAACATCACCACCGCGCAGGTGGTGGCGCGCGACCTGCCGGTGACCGAAAGCGCGGTCGGTTCCGAAACCTGGGTCAGCCAGGCGGAAACCTACGATCCCACGCGCGACCTGGCGCGGCGTTTTTATATCCGCCTGCCGTTTCCGCTCGATATCGTGCGCCGTCTCCGGATCGGCGAGCCGGTCACGCTGACCAACTTCGAGGACGGCAAAAAAACCACCGGCGTCATCCGCGAGATCCGCCCGGCGCTCAGCACCATGACCCAGACCGTGGAAGTCATCGCCGAGGTAAGCAACCCGGCCGGCTGGCGGCCGGCGGGCAGCGTGCGCGGCGAAGTGACGCTCGAGATCCATCGCAACAAGCCGGTGGTGCCGGAACAGTCCATCGTGCTGCGGCCGGCGGGTGCCGTGGTGTATTCAATCTCGGACAATGTCGCGCATGCGCACCCGGTGAAAACCGGCATTCAACGCGATGGGCTGGTTGAAATTCTCGAAGGCGTCGAAGCCGGATGGACCGTCGCCGTCGATGGCGCTTCCCTGCTGAGCGACGACGCCAAGGTCAACGTGCGCAACGCGGTACCGGCGACAACCGGCCAGAAGGGCGATGTCCCGTGA